A genomic segment from Nicotiana tabacum cultivar K326 chromosome 9, ASM71507v2, whole genome shotgun sequence encodes:
- the LOC107780051 gene encoding serine/threonine-protein phosphatase PP2A-2 catalytic subunit (The RefSeq protein has 4 substitutions, 6 frameshifts, 1 non-frameshifting indel compared to this genomic sequence), with amino-acid sequence MPSHGDRQIAQLMECKPLSEAEVKTLCDQAGYTVRMNVQPVKCPVTVCGDIHDSFYDLIELFRIGGNAPDTNYLFMGDYVDRGYYSVETVTLLVALKVRYRDRITILRGNHESRQITQVYGFYDECLRKYGNANIWKYFTDLFDYLPLTALIESQIFCLHGGLSPSLDTLDNIRALDRIQEVPHEGPMCDLLWSDPDDRCGWGISPRGAGYTFGQDIASQFNHTNGLTLISRAHQLVMDGFNWCQDKNVVTVFSPPNYCYRCGNMAAILEIGENLEQNFLQFDPAPRQIEPDTTRKTPDYFL; translated from the exons ATGCCGTCGCATGGAGATCTAGATCGGCAAATCGCACAATTGATGGAGTGCAAGCCGCTATCAGAAGCGGAGGTGAAAACGCTGTGTGATCAAGC GGGCTATACTTGTGGAGGAAT GAATGTTCAGCCGGTGAAATGTCCGGTGACTGTTTGCGGCGATATTCAT GACAGTT ACGATCTCATTGAGCTCTTTCGGATTGGCGGCAACGCTCCTGATACTAATTATCTCTTCATGGGCGATTATGTTG ACCGTGGATACTATTCGGTGGAGACTGTCACACTTTTGGTTGCTCTCAAAGTCCGTTATAGAGATAGAATCACAATTCTTAGGGGAAATCATGAAAGCCGGCAAATCACTCAAGT GTATGGTTTTTATGATGAATGCTTGAGGAAATATGGCAATGCGAACATTTGGAAGTATTTCACTGATCTTTTTGATTATCTACCACTGACAGCACTTATAGAGAGTCAG ATATTCTGTTTGCATGGAGGACTCTCGCCTtctctggatacactggataaTATCCGAGCGCTGGACCGCATACAAGAG GTTCCACATGAAGGGCCAATGTGTGATCTCTTGTGGTCTGATCCAGATGATCGGTGTGGTTGGGGAATATCACCTCGAGGGGCTGGTTACACCTTTGGACAGGATATAGCATCTCAATTCAATCACACCAATGGTCTCACTCTGATTTCTAGAGCTCATCAGCTAGTCATGGAGGGTTTTAATTGGTGTCAG GATAAGAATGTTGTGACAGTATTTAGTGCTCCAAACTATTGTTACCGGTGTGGTAATATGGCTGCCATCCTAGAAATAGGCGAAAACATGGAGCAGAATTTCCTTCAGTTTGACCCAGCTCCTCGGCAGATAGAGCCTGACACCACGAGGAAGACTCCAGATTACTTTTTGTGA